The genomic segment GTGGCCGCCGTTTTCGACGGTCTTGACGGCCGAGTTGCCCGTATGACAGGTAAGACAAGTATGTTTGGTGTTGAACTTGACTCACTCTGTGACAATGTCTCTTTTGGTGTTGCTCCAGGTCTACTCGCCTACTTCTGGGCCCTGCAGCCCTACGGACGCTACGGCTGGTTGGCCGCATTTCTCTATATTGCCACCACCACCCTGCGCCTTGCCCGTTTTAACTCACAACAGACTGACTCTGTGAATTTTATCGGTCTGCCCTGTCCCGCTGCAGCAGCCATGATCTCTTCAGCTGTCCTCTTTTGCCATAGCCTTGGCATTGAAGGTCCGGTAAAGCATATATCTCTGCTCTTCTTAGTATATCTGCTTTCCTACCTGATGGTCTCCAACCACAGCTACTGTAGCTTCAAAAAAATGCAGCATAAAGGAAGAACATTTCCGATACTTGTTGGCGCCCTATTGCTCTTCATCCTTGTAGCTGCTGAGCCACAGATAATGTTTTTTGCAATCTTTGTTCTCTATATTGCCTCTGGAATGGCCACCGATTTATGGAAATGGGCCCAAAAAAGCTCTCTTGGCCATAAGCTCACAAATAAATCAAAACAATAGTTCCCTCTATCCAAATAGGTTCACCTTGAGAATTATTAGTGGTAATGCGCGTGGCAGAAAATTATTTCCGCCACGCAACAATAGTATTCGCCCCACCTCCGACAGAGCACGAGAGGCTCTTTTTTCTATCCTTGGTGAACGTGTAGAAGGTTCCTGTATACTTGATTGCTATGCAGGAACCGGAGCCCTTGGTATTGAAGCCCTCAGCCGTGGTGCAAAATCCGCAGTTTTTATCGATAACTCTAAAGACTCTTTAGAAAATACCGCAAAAAACATCCAATTAGTCTACCCATATCTTGATTCTCCTATGATCAAGGTCATCCAACATAACCTCGCTCAATCTCTTCCTCTGCGTAAGTTAGAGTCGATAAATTTCGGCAAAGCAGATATTATTTTCGCAGACCCTCCCTATTCCAAGGGTTTAGGCCAACTTTTCCTTGACCAATTGGGAGAAACAAAGTTATTACAATCAACTGGTATTGTTGTAATTGAGGAAAGAGTAAGCGAAATATTACCGGAGAAAACCACGAACTTTCTCCTCCAGGAGAGACGCACCTACGGCGAAGCCTCTTTTTGGTTCTATACGCCCCTGCAATAAATTTCGCCGATTTACAAATTTATTTTTCACACAAAATATTATGAGTCTGCATACAGAAAACTCCCAACCCTCCATCGGAGTTTACCCAGGTACCTTTGACCCTATCACCAATGGTCATATAGACATTATAGAGCGTGCCCTAGCTCTCTTTGACACAGTTATTGTTGCCATTGCCGTAAACGGCCAAAAGCAACCTCTTTTCAGCGGTGAGGAACGAAAAGAGATGATTGAGAAATGCTTTGAAAAAGAGAAGGGCAGGATAATCGTCAAGATTGTCCCATCTGGACTATTGGTTAATTTTGCCGTAGAACAGGGGGCAAGGGCAATTATTCGTGGCCTACGGGCAGTCTCCGATTTTGACTACGAGTTTCAGCTTGCCCTAATGAACAGAAAATTGGTACGGGAGGTAGAAAGTATCTTTCTTATGACTGCCTTTCGCTGGATATATATCAGCTCGTCCCTAATCAAGGATGTTTCTAAAAACGGCGGTGATATAAGCGATTTAGTTCCAAAACATGTGGAGAGGTTACTTGAGGAGAAGTATAGGCCCTAAAGACCTAGCAATGCTGTGGTAGTAGCTACCACAGCATTTTTTTTACCTGCTATTAATTTCTGACCGCAATTGGGAAATTTCTTCACCCAGACCATTTCGCAACTCTTCCAACTCTGCTTTAATTGCATTGACCTCTTCCGTAAGCGATAGTTCTCTCCCAGCCTCCTCTTCCATCGCAGCATAGAGCAACTCATCATTTTCCTTCTGAACAGATAACTCTTCTGCTGGCACAGGGCTTGTGGCAATATCCTCTCCCTGTTTATCTACGGCACCCATCACAAAATAACGGGAGATAAGGTCCTGTTGCCACTGCAGCACAGCATAGGTCTGCTGACAGAGTATCTCCTCACCAGCACTGCGGCGAAGGAGACAGCCCTCTTCCATGGATTCAACAAGAGACTGCAGGAGATGATAGGATCGGTCATCGGCCAAGTAGAGGTAACGATCAATATGCTGAGCAAGGGTGGAGATCAACTGCAAAAATGACTTCAACAAAATATGTTGGGGATTTTTTTGCCTCAGCTCATTTATATCAGCAACCAGACCCTGAGTAATTTTTTTATCCAGAACAAACCCCAGAGACTCTATATCCCCCTTAAGCGCCAATAGGGAGAGAGGATCTATAGAAGGAGAGGAACTCAACTCAGGCTGCTCTGCAGCAATAACAAAATCCTGAGGAGTATCTTCTGCCACTTCCTGAAGGACAAGCCCCTCTGTATCCAACCGGGCCATTTCTTTATCCTCTACTGCTCCTACAGGAAACGCCTCCTCCACAGATGCATCAACCACGCCCATCTCAACCGGGGCAGATTCTTCATCAAGAAAAGAGAGCACTGGATCCAATGCCTTCTCTAAAACAAGGTCTGTTGAAGCAACCACCTCCTTATTCTCTGGTAAAGCTAGAGCCGGAGCAACATCGGAAAGGCCTGCAATCGGTTCAAAGAGTGGGACTGTTTTCTCACCCACAACCTCCTCATCATCCCCTTCAACATCAAGCCCACCAAGAAGTACCTCCCGGTCAACTGAGCTAAAATCTCCACTGGGAAGATCTCCCGCAAAAAACTCATCCAAGAGAGCTGTGGTCTCAGCAGAGACATCCTTTTCCTCCACCAGTCCTACGGGAGGGAGGTCAGCGGAGATGCCTGTGGGCACAGCCACTACAGCTGCGGGAGAAGTTCCTCGCTCAAACTCAGCTGCAGAATCTGGTTTTTCATCAAGAAAGGAGAGCGCAGGAGCCAGGGTTTGCTCCAGGGCAAGGTCTGTATCCAACTCCTCCACAGGAGATGGCGCAGAAACAATATGAGAGAGGGCGGCAATCGGCTGAGACAAAGCCTCTTCCTCATCATCCTCTGTCCCCACGAAAACTCCTTGCAAAGCAGCATCCAGATCAGAATTTGGAGCGGCAGGATCCTCGGCAGAATTCCACTTCTGTTGATCATCGCCTACCTCTTCAGCGAAAAAACTGTCCAGGCGCTCCGTTAATTCCTCCTCAGCCAAGACACTACTGGTAGCATGCTCATCAAAGCCATGCACCGCGTCAGCAGGCATATCGGCAAAGGCGGGCAGGATTTCTGCGACCCCAGTAGTTTCCTCAGCAGAGTCCTCCTCAGGCTTATCTGCTCTATCCATATCCAGAGCCTCAGGAGAGAGGGTGGTGGCTATTTTTTCTTTAAAAAGATTAAACTCCTCAACCTGTTTTAGCAAAATATCCTTTTCTTCTGCACGAGAAAGTGAAGAAAATGCTACTTTTTCCAAGGTTTCTAAAAAATTATGGAGAATCGTAAAGACTTCGATATCTGCATCACCTGCCTTGTGGGCAATATAGGCAATGAGGGTTCCTATACCCTGAAGCAAGAGGAGGCAGGGTTTATTTTTCTTAAAGACCCCTTCCAGACGCAAGACCTCTTGCCGTAAATCGGCAAGTTCGCCTATGCTAATCTCCCAGTCCACCCCCATAATAAGTGTTTTAAGTCGCTGCAAGACCGAACTATCATTGGAAAAATCACGGCTCTTTTTTGTTCTCTGCCAGGAGACTATATCCTGCTTAAGAGTTTTAAAAAGCTCAACATCTCCATAGAGTAGCTCTTTTTCCTTTTCGCCACCTATCTCATGGTTTGAAACAATTTTTTCCAGGCTATTAAAAAAATGAGGAAGCATGGTGACAGAACGAGGATAAGCGTCTACTTTTTTCTGATATATATACTTACTCATCTGCTCAAGAATCTGCAGATAAACCAGTTTCACCTGGTCTTCAGCCCACATATCACGCAAGAGAAGAATCTCTTGATTAAACTGAAGAAGGTTTTCATCCGTTATGTCCCAATCAAGAGAAACAACCAAAGATTTCAACTGAGTCAAAGGTGATTCCGGGGCATAGTTTTTCAATAAGTCAAAGTCATCTTGCTGGTGATAATCAGCAAAATTATCCATGTCTACTGTCAAATCGTCATCGTACTGCCCTGCCTTAGAATGCTCTACCATAACTGATCTCTAAAGTAATTTTTTCTGTATAGAAACCACCGTTGAGGAAATGATTTTCTTCAGGGTTGCTGCCACGTTATAACCAGTAATTGCACTTGCCTCGAATGAGGGCACCTTAAGCCGGCTATTAAGATCTTGTTCTAGAACAGAAGTTGGTAAAATGGGGATGCCATGTTGGCCAAGGTCAACCTTGTTATATTGTAAAACAAGGGGAATATCAAAGATATTTTCTTTATACGACTGCAGATTTTCATGCAATTGATTCAGGGATCGAATATTTTTTTCCCGTTGTTTTTCCATTGCATCGGCTACAAAAACGATCCCATCAACACCACGCAGAACAAGCTTCCTCGTGGCATTATACTTCACCTGCCCAGGTACCGTATAAAGTTGTATTTTTACGTCATAGCCCTTGACCTTACCCATATTAAAGGGCAAAAAATCAAAGAACAGGGTTCTATCGCCATGAGTCTTCAGGCTGACCATTTCCGATGATATCTGTTTGCGATACGCCTTATTAATATACTCAAGGTTCGTTGTCTTACCACAACGGCCAGGACCATAATAAACAATCTTGACCTGAACAATTTTCTCTTTTAGGTTAATGAAACTCAAGATAAACCTCCCACAAATTGTCTCTCCGATTTTAAATATTTCGGTTACGACCTCTACTTCTCCTTAGAACCCCAAATCGTTCTTATCCCCTCAATGACATCAACAACATTAAGCCTTAAAAATCCGAGAGAAATATCTTTACCAAACATACAGATAAGAAGTAACTCATCATCTATTTTGCTAAAATGAATACTGGAATCCTGACCTTTGTGGAAGAGTAGAGAAAACTCCTGCTCTCCTACAAGTTTCGCCATCGCATCTACAGTCGCAAAATTTCCTGCCGCAAGAGCTGCAAAAGAATAAACATCATACTTACTTTCAGTATTATCCTTAGCCGTTATAATATTTCCTGCCATATCAATAACTACAACACAGTCGACACCCAAATCAATCAACTTGGTCGTTATTATCTGATCGATTTGCTCAATCTGCTCCTGGCTGACGATCCCATAGTTCATACATTTAACCTCTTTATAAAATATTGATTTCCCTCAATGACTCCACAGACAAGCCTAAGTAAAGCCTTATGAAGGACTCAGCACGGACAAGCCCAAATGATAATTTTTCGTCCCCCGAACTCCTGCTTTTCAAGAAGTAACAATACAAAACTTCAGCGACAAGGAGAAAAAGAAGAGCTTTAAATGACCTTCTTCTCATCTGGGCATCTCAATAATTCCCCAGCCCCTGTTCCACAAAAAGAGCATCGAAAAAATCCTTTCACTCTAAGAAGTAACGAATTAATAATATTCTAACATAGATAAAAGAAAAACATAGCTACAAAACTCACACAAAACAGAGGTCTCTTTTGAAAAAACATAGCCTACCTACTTTACCGAAAGATATTAAGGTAATTGATACTCACTGTCATCTCGACATGGACGCCTATCAGGAAGACGGATTTGCCCAGGTCCTGGCCAATGCCCTGCAAAACGGGGTAAGCAAAATCATCACCATTGGTACCAATCTGGAAAGCTCCATTGCCGCCATCAAACTGGCCCAGGCACACGACAATGTTTTTGCCACCATAGGCGTCCACCCCCACGATGTCGACAGCATGGATCAGAAGACCTATGAAACACTCACTCAACTGGCCAAAACACATCCTGCCGAGGTCGTTGGCTACGGTGAAATTGGACTTGACTACGCAAAGCTCCATACACCCGCAGAGCTGCAAAAAGAGCACTTCGCAAAACAACTGGAATTAGCCCAGGAGTTACAGTTACCCGTCAGCATCCACTGCCGGGACGCCCAGGAGGATATGGTAGAGATATTAAGAGCGATTGCCCCCCTGCCTCAAGGCGGAGTTATTCATTGCTTTTCCGGAGACAAGGCCTTTGCTCATGCTGTCCTTGAACTTGGTTTTTATATCTCCATTCCAGGAATCATTACATTTAAGAATGCCCAGGAACTACAAGAGGTGTGTCAAATGGTTCCCCTTGAGAGATTGCTCCTTGAAACCGACGGACCCTTTCTCGCCCCGGTACCATATCGCGGCAAACGCAATGAACCCGCCTACGTCCTCTACACATTAGAAAAGGTTGCCAATCTACGAGAAATATCTATTATTGAAGTTGCCCTACAGACCACCCAAAATGCCCAAAATCTTTTTCACATTTAGGAGTAGATATGATTTGCCAAAACATCGCCCAAGTAAAAGAACGTATTGCTCAAGCTGCAAAAAAAGCAGGTAGAGCCCCGGAAGATATCCAACTGGTCGCTGTCTCCAAGAGGCTTCCCGCAGAGACCGTTCTCCAGGCCATTGCCTGTGGACAACAGCAATTCGGTGAGAACTACATTCAAGAGGTACAGGAAAAAAAAGAACTTATCGGAGACAAGGCGCGTTTCCATTTCATCGGCAACCTACAGAGCAACAAGGCAAAAATGGCCGCTACCTACTGTAGCATGGTCGAAACCGTCGATCGCCTTAAGATTGCCAAGGCGCTGAACAAACACTCACTAGAATTAGACAAAACACTGGACATCCTGGTCCAGGTAAATATCGGTCAGGATCAGAACAAATCAGGTACAGACAAGGCAGAGGCAGCTGAACTCATCCGCCAAATAAACAAACTCCCGGCTCTACGCATCCGTGGCCTGATGACCATCCCCCCCCTGCACAAAGAGCCAGAGGATTCACGACCACATTTTCGCAATTTACGCACGCTCGCCGAAAAGTTGGTGTCCGAAAATATTCTCCAGTGCGACGGCAGGGTAGAGCTTTCCATGGGCATGTCAAGCGACTATCATATAGCGATAGAAGAGGGCGCTACCATCGTCCGGGTAGGAACTGCAATTTTTGGAACCAGAGTAAACTAAAAAAAAAGGTCGTATTCCATGAAGAAATACGACCTTTACCAAACAAAAGTGACTGTAAATAAAATTTACTTGCCCTTTGATGCTCTTTTTGCTGCTTTCAGTGGGTTGATACGTACTTTGCTTACAGCAATCTCAATTTTTGCGTGAGTTGCAAAGTTACACATCCCAAGCTTCCACTTTGCTTCAGGGTTGAGGTAGGTAGAGCAAAACTTGTTGCCCTCTTGCTCTACGATCCTATCACAGCCTTCACACTTTTCAACAACTACCTTAAAGCAACCATCATTATAATTCACAGCAGCGTTTTTTTGCATTCTAAGTCCTCCAATTCTTTTAACAGGTATATATCCATCCGATTCGCAATCGGCAAATCAACATTTCTACAACAGCATAAAAATGATATCTATCCAGTGAACCATGCTTTATACTACATGTGTTGATACGGTACAAGAACTTTTCGCCACACAGAGAAGATGCCCTATTATTTGTTGATAAAAAAAGCTTCTAAAATATTGATAAGAAAACAAACTAGATAAATAGCTTGTTCTCTATGTTTTGGTGATGATATTATGAAATATGTGACTTTTAACATGCCATATAAAAATATTTTACAAGAAGCACGCATATCAAGGCCCACGCTCTGATAATATCACAAAAAAAATCGCAGACCATACAACTATATCCCTAGAAGCGGAGATGATCCATGCCTATTTATACTTGGAAAGGAGTTAACTCCTACGGCGATAAACGTAAAGGTGAGGTGGAGGCAGTAGATGCGACTGCCGCACTTAACCAAATTAAACGTCTACGTATAAACGCCCCTGTTATCAAGGAAAAGCCCAAAGATTTATTGGCAAGTATCTCTTTTTTTCAGCCTAAGGTAACAGGTAAGGATATTGTTATTTTTACCAGAATGCTTTCGACCATGATCGATGCAGGCCTTCCTCTGGTACAGGGTATAGAGATATTGGAACAACAACAGGAAAACCCCACCTTTAAAAAGGCTATCGGCAAAATCAAGGGCGATGTCGAATCCGGGACAACCCTGGCCGATTCTATGCGAAAACACCCAAAAATATTCGACAAGCTCTTTACCAATATGATTGAAGCAGGAGAAACAGGTGGTATACTTGACACCATCCTGCAAAGACTTGCCGCCTTTATGGAAAAGTCTATGGCCCTGAAGAAAAAAATAAAAGGAGCCATGACCTACCCTACAATATGCCTTGCTATATCCATTCTCATCCTCATCATTATTCTGGTTTTCGTCGTACCCGTCTTTTCACAAATGTTTGCCGATTTTGGTTCCAGCCTGCCCCTGCCCACGCAAATAGTTGTCAATATGAGTGATTTCTTCAAAAACAATATCATATACATGCTTATCGCCCTCTTTGCTCTCATGGCCGCTGTCAAAAAAATATACACGACCGAGAAGGGGCAAATCGCAATAGACAAAATACTTCTTCAGGCACCTGTTGTAGGGCCACTTCTACGCAAGGTTGCTGTGGCAAAATTCACCAGAACCCTCAGTACCATGCTGCAAAGCGGTGTCCCCATCCTCGAAGCACTTCAGGTTGTTGCCAAAACCGCCGGCAACAAGATCATTGAACGGGCCGTTTTTCGGGTAGCAGATGGTATCGCCGAAGGACGCCCCATGGCAGAACCCCTTGAAGAGAGCGGTGTCTTCCCCAATATGGTTACCCAAATGATTAATGTAGGTGAATCGGTGGGAGCACTCGATGCAATGCTGGAAAAAATTGCAGACTTTTACGATGGGGAGGTGGATCAGGCTGTTGATAACCTTACTGCCATGATCGAACCTTTTATGATGGTTTTTCTCGGCGGCATGATTGGTGGCTTGGTTGTCGCCATGTATCTGCCTATCTTTAAAATGGCCTCTGTTGTTTGATTTTCACAAAAATCAAACAATCACCTTTATTAGCAATAAGTTGCCCCTCCAACTTGACAGGGAAGGGCATGAACATGTTTTTCGCAATTTTTTTTACCAAATCACGTCTCTTTTATCACTTTTTTCGTTGATAATATTGACTTTCTCCCTATTAAGCATAAACTTATACCAGTAACCATCTATATACAGGAGGAGGAGAAAATGACGCTCACTAAGGCAGACCTGATTCAACAGGTCTATAAAAAGCATGAAGGTCTCACAAAAGCTCAAGCGACAGAATCTGTTGAAGCTTTTCTAAGAATCTCCAAAGACGCACTTATCTCTGGTTCCGACCTGTTGCTAAGTGGTTTTGGGAAATTCAACGTTAAAGACAAAAGTTCAAGAAGAGGGCGAAATCCTCAGACTGGTGACGAGCTTACCCTTGAGGCAAGACGGGTTGTAACCTTTAAACCTTCGGGAATTTTGCGCGATAAAATTAATGCTTAAATAAAATCTTATTGCCGCCAAAAGCATTACGCCTTATTTTTGTTTTTAACAGGCTAATTTTAGAAGTATACATGCACCGTTACATTCATTTGTAACGGTGTTTTTTTATTTTAGTAAGAGCCATAGAATAATTACAACAATTATCAGAGATAATTCAGAAACAACAAATTTTTCTAACTCGTCACAACTCTTTTGTTTCTGGGCGAAAAGGATGCCTGCAGGGTAATAAGATTAGACAGGTTCAGGTCCCCCCCCTCCTTGCCGCCAAGATACCTCAAAATAGTGTTCCTGGACCATCTCCTCCAGCCACAGTCACAACTTTCGTCAAGATTGGCGAACACAGCTCGCCTTTGAGAGGAACGAGACCCCCGCAGCCGCACGCTTCCTTCCACTCTTGAGTGAAGGCCTATCTCAACGTTAAATCTCTGCTCAGGGCAAATGAGGCAGTATTTATAGGGTATCTTGAAAACTGGCAATTTCTATAAAAAGCAAGCCCGCATGCAAGACATATGATACCTGGCAAAAACATCGATGCTATCGGAGTCAACACCTGCCTTCAGAATAAATTTTTTATGAGGTTGAGATTTGCAAAAAGAGGGTAGGAGTTTCAGATACCTGATCAGGGGTATTCAATCTCTCCCTCCAGCAGCAGGTGTGCACCCAACACACTCCGGCGCACTCCACGCAGAGCAATAGCATCTTCACGACCGGCCAGAGGACAACCTGTAACAAGAGAAACACCGCCATCCCCGGCAAAGAGAGGGGCCTGAAACAGGTAGAGGTAATC from the Desulfotalea psychrophila LSv54 genome contains:
- the pssA gene encoding CDP-diacylglycerol--serine O-phosphatidyltransferase encodes the protein MSHPQEEMSTKFYLLPCLFTLSSLFCGFYAILSATKGEFVVSAIAIIVAAVFDGLDGRVARMTGKTSMFGVELDSLCDNVSFGVAPGLLAYFWALQPYGRYGWLAAFLYIATTTLRLARFNSQQTDSVNFIGLPCPAAAAMISSAVLFCHSLGIEGPVKHISLLFLVYLLSYLMVSNHSYCSFKKMQHKGRTFPILVGALLLFILVAAEPQIMFFAIFVLYIASGMATDLWKWAQKSSLGHKLTNKSKQ
- the rsmD gene encoding 16S rRNA (guanine(966)-N(2))-methyltransferase RsmD yields the protein MRIISGNARGRKLFPPRNNSIRPTSDRAREALFSILGERVEGSCILDCYAGTGALGIEALSRGAKSAVFIDNSKDSLENTAKNIQLVYPYLDSPMIKVIQHNLAQSLPLRKLESINFGKADIIFADPPYSKGLGQLFLDQLGETKLLQSTGIVVIEERVSEILPEKTTNFLLQERRTYGEASFWFYTPLQ
- the coaD gene encoding pantetheine-phosphate adenylyltransferase; the encoded protein is MSLHTENSQPSIGVYPGTFDPITNGHIDIIERALALFDTVIVAIAVNGQKQPLFSGEERKEMIEKCFEKEKGRIIVKIVPSGLLVNFAVEQGARAIIRGLRAVSDFDYEFQLALMNRKLVREVESIFLMTAFRWIYISSSLIKDVSKNGGDISDLVPKHVERLLEEKYRP
- a CDS encoding GTP-binding protein, producing MSFINLKEKIVQVKIVYYGPGRCGKTTNLEYINKAYRKQISSEMVSLKTHGDRTLFFDFLPFNMGKVKGYDVKIQLYTVPGQVKYNATRKLVLRGVDGIVFVADAMEKQREKNIRSLNQLHENLQSYKENIFDIPLVLQYNKVDLGQHGIPILPTSVLEQDLNSRLKVPSFEASAITGYNVAATLKKIISSTVVSIQKKLL
- a CDS encoding roadblock/LC7 domain-containing protein, with protein sequence MNYGIVSQEQIEQIDQIITTKLIDLGVDCVVVIDMAGNIITAKDNTESKYDVYSFAALAAGNFATVDAMAKLVGEQEFSLLFHKGQDSSIHFSKIDDELLLICMFGKDISLGFLRLNVVDVIEGIRTIWGSKEK
- a CDS encoding TatD family hydrolase; its protein translation is MKKHSLPTLPKDIKVIDTHCHLDMDAYQEDGFAQVLANALQNGVSKIITIGTNLESSIAAIKLAQAHDNVFATIGVHPHDVDSMDQKTYETLTQLAKTHPAEVVGYGEIGLDYAKLHTPAELQKEHFAKQLELAQELQLPVSIHCRDAQEDMVEILRAIAPLPQGGVIHCFSGDKAFAHAVLELGFYISIPGIITFKNAQELQEVCQMVPLERLLLETDGPFLAPVPYRGKRNEPAYVLYTLEKVANLREISIIEVALQTTQNAQNLFHI
- a CDS encoding YggS family pyridoxal phosphate-dependent enzyme, giving the protein MICQNIAQVKERIAQAAKKAGRAPEDIQLVAVSKRLPAETVLQAIACGQQQFGENYIQEVQEKKELIGDKARFHFIGNLQSNKAKMAATYCSMVETVDRLKIAKALNKHSLELDKTLDILVQVNIGQDQNKSGTDKAEAAELIRQINKLPALRIRGLMTIPPLHKEPEDSRPHFRNLRTLAEKLVSENILQCDGRVELSMGMSSDYHIAIEEGATIVRVGTAIFGTRVN
- a CDS encoding PxxKW family cysteine-rich protein, producing MQKNAAVNYNDGCFKVVVEKCEGCDRIVEQEGNKFCSTYLNPEAKWKLGMCNFATHAKIEIAVSKVRINPLKAAKRASKGK
- a CDS encoding type II secretion system F family protein gives rise to the protein MPIYTWKGVNSYGDKRKGEVEAVDATAALNQIKRLRINAPVIKEKPKDLLASISFFQPKVTGKDIVIFTRMLSTMIDAGLPLVQGIEILEQQQENPTFKKAIGKIKGDVESGTTLADSMRKHPKIFDKLFTNMIEAGETGGILDTILQRLAAFMEKSMALKKKIKGAMTYPTICLAISILILIIILVFVVPVFSQMFADFGSSLPLPTQIVVNMSDFFKNNIIYMLIALFALMAAVKKIYTTEKGQIAIDKILLQAPVVGPLLRKVAVAKFTRTLSTMLQSGVPILEALQVVAKTAGNKIIERAVFRVADGIAEGRPMAEPLEESGVFPNMVTQMINVGESVGALDAMLEKIADFYDGEVDQAVDNLTAMIEPFMMVFLGGMIGGLVVAMYLPIFKMASVV
- a CDS encoding integration host factor subunit alpha → MTLTKADLIQQVYKKHEGLTKAQATESVEAFLRISKDALISGSDLLLSGFGKFNVKDKSSRRGRNPQTGDELTLEARRVVTFKPSGILRDKINA